In Leucobacter sp. CX169, a single genomic region encodes these proteins:
- a CDS encoding LuxR family transcriptional regulator yields the protein MSAQTAITVSIHAAQVGVMLKAETRGSIAREALRTRQFDAALLLATPDAGIELSAELRLLRSRALFESGLQDEAFEVLAPMLAQGDLEARVWSAKMSAAFGKADVLAAALSPRPEDEKATLDVLAAWRDVLLAKAGGVLASSVLRVHATSAALGPELQASALQCALLLDVFSGCAGEATGEAISLMSSPEWANIPLTEQGDLIVTLFQALVATGAVTAELGGWDDDAWADLRILPTLYLFAEGRRSIEAGDAQSAADLLHQALAANGAENRFGIGANLSAATAAASAMLGDIESATELRDAASRLLSAGGALRDETERLLLPADLLVGGPEAANGRWRRLRDRAHNNDRHYLLMRVLHDGWRLGLHDDLAALSHTAARVQGPLAVALSQYSSAAAGDAAALDQAVSGHLASGHALFAAELTSFAIHSARQDGRRLPVSPPMQHSLQALVGLHGVNTPIMKRVRIDRETLTEREYQACAAAVSGFSNAEIAEQLFLSTRTVEGHLQRAFGKLGVETRGQLAPARIR from the coding sequence ATGAGTGCACAGACCGCCATTACCGTTTCCATTCACGCTGCACAGGTCGGCGTGATGCTGAAAGCGGAGACTCGCGGATCGATCGCACGTGAGGCGCTACGAACACGTCAGTTCGACGCCGCACTCCTCCTGGCCACTCCGGACGCAGGAATTGAGCTCTCTGCGGAGCTCCGCCTGTTGCGCTCGCGGGCCCTCTTCGAATCAGGGTTACAGGATGAAGCGTTTGAGGTCTTGGCCCCGATGCTTGCTCAGGGCGACCTCGAGGCCAGAGTGTGGTCCGCAAAGATGAGTGCGGCCTTCGGGAAGGCCGACGTCCTTGCAGCGGCACTTTCCCCTAGGCCGGAAGACGAAAAGGCGACCCTCGACGTGCTGGCCGCCTGGCGCGATGTGCTGCTAGCCAAAGCCGGAGGTGTCTTAGCCTCGAGCGTCCTGCGTGTGCACGCAACCTCGGCTGCCCTCGGACCCGAGTTGCAGGCATCTGCCCTGCAGTGTGCGTTGCTGCTCGATGTCTTTTCCGGTTGCGCCGGCGAGGCGACAGGTGAGGCCATCTCCCTCATGTCCTCCCCCGAATGGGCGAATATTCCACTCACTGAACAAGGTGATTTGATCGTCACCCTCTTCCAGGCGTTGGTCGCTACCGGCGCTGTGACGGCAGAACTCGGGGGCTGGGACGACGACGCCTGGGCGGACCTCAGAATATTGCCGACGCTCTACCTGTTCGCCGAGGGACGGAGATCAATAGAAGCCGGGGATGCCCAGTCAGCGGCAGATCTCTTGCACCAAGCTCTCGCGGCAAACGGTGCCGAGAATAGATTCGGGATCGGCGCGAACCTTTCGGCAGCCACTGCCGCTGCTTCCGCGATGCTCGGGGATATCGAGAGCGCCACCGAGTTGCGAGATGCCGCGTCGCGATTGCTTTCGGCGGGCGGTGCGCTGCGCGACGAGACCGAGCGCCTACTGCTCCCCGCGGACCTCCTGGTGGGTGGGCCCGAGGCTGCCAATGGGCGCTGGCGACGGCTTCGCGACCGAGCGCACAATAACGACCGGCACTACCTGTTGATGCGTGTGCTGCATGACGGGTGGAGGCTCGGACTGCACGATGATCTCGCGGCGCTCTCTCACACGGCTGCGCGGGTGCAGGGGCCACTTGCGGTGGCCCTGTCCCAATACTCGAGCGCCGCAGCCGGAGATGCCGCCGCACTCGATCAGGCCGTCAGCGGGCACCTGGCTTCCGGCCATGCACTGTTCGCCGCAGAATTGACCTCCTTCGCGATTCACTCCGCGCGACAGGACGGGCGCCGTCTGCCCGTTTCGCCCCCAATGCAACACAGCCTCCAGGCACTTGTCGGACTCCACGGGGTGAACACTCCGATCATGAAGCGGGTCCGCATCGACCGCGAGACGCTCACTGAACGGGAGTACCAGGCTTGCGCAGCAGCGGTCTCTGGGTTCAGCAACGCGGAGATCGCCGAGCAGTTGTTCCTCTCGACGCGAACCGTTGAGGGACATCTTCAGCGCGCCTTTGGGAAGCTCGGTGTCGAGACTCGCGGGCAGCTCGCGCCGGCGCGGATCAGATAG
- a CDS encoding Ig-like domain-containing protein: MIAAPATALGQSQLPVTGSFDPFAKSGEVKVTVPLTTEIQARALSTESEMGEPLKIVIETRLKGVLYSQTLSTSSMGEVRVKSGGEVVFSQPVTQRSSILTATIASPQTPGDYEYEVEYLPPYDDDNPLQEQGASRTNINNPWVERVPNMPTPEAFDDASEMPSSAVAPLAAADAADEVVISPTSTTIASAPSEVQAHQPFNVTAQVVTPQADPDLDPLIPTGEATLTADGLIIGNTVLDPFGRAVFTGVVAPWGTTQLAVQYEGDFDMHTFTGFERSESDPSEIVMTEAQTITELEFSETDLLAGEETIVRARVTGADLDGIPGPDVLEDPRGQIELLADGEVIGAISVAFDADPEADDAEAVYTLGMSSLPPGAHNVIARFVPANGFAGSESAPAPVNITPWDTTLTATPDTVTATPGTPVTIKLAATAVAPDSHADTILEVPMASGSVQAYLDDIPLGDPTRITDGVGELSFAEPPATSGEMELQFTPSKLALSQASASVKFQFAGGAANAGSNTSGQLARTGAEIGMLPIWGVGLLLAAAGASLVLGRAKHRRRATNEKVGSPHTHLADSAASR, from the coding sequence ATGATCGCAGCCCCCGCGACTGCCTTAGGGCAGTCTCAGCTGCCCGTAACGGGATCTTTTGACCCGTTCGCAAAATCGGGCGAAGTTAAGGTGACGGTGCCGCTCACCACCGAAATCCAGGCTCGTGCCCTGTCGACGGAGAGTGAAATGGGTGAGCCGCTCAAAATCGTGATCGAGACGCGCCTCAAAGGTGTGCTGTACTCACAGACTCTCTCTACCAGTTCAATGGGCGAAGTCCGCGTGAAGTCGGGTGGCGAAGTGGTGTTCTCTCAGCCGGTTACTCAGCGCTCAAGCATCCTCACCGCGACGATTGCCTCCCCGCAAACGCCTGGTGATTACGAGTACGAGGTGGAATACCTTCCGCCCTACGACGATGACAACCCGCTACAGGAACAAGGCGCTTCGCGAACCAATATCAATAATCCGTGGGTTGAGCGAGTACCCAATATGCCGACTCCTGAAGCGTTCGATGATGCGTCGGAGATGCCCAGCTCAGCCGTGGCTCCCCTGGCCGCAGCTGATGCAGCAGACGAGGTGGTCATCTCCCCGACGTCGACCACCATCGCTTCTGCCCCGTCAGAGGTCCAGGCGCATCAGCCGTTCAACGTCACCGCCCAGGTGGTGACCCCGCAGGCTGACCCAGACCTTGACCCGCTCATCCCGACAGGCGAGGCGACCCTGACCGCTGACGGTCTGATCATCGGGAACACCGTGCTTGACCCATTCGGGCGCGCCGTGTTCACCGGAGTGGTTGCCCCGTGGGGCACCACACAACTCGCTGTCCAGTACGAAGGCGATTTCGATATGCACACCTTCACCGGCTTTGAACGGTCGGAATCTGATCCGTCGGAAATCGTCATGACCGAGGCACAGACCATTACTGAACTCGAGTTCTCTGAGACGGACCTCCTCGCCGGCGAAGAGACCATCGTGCGTGCCAGAGTCACGGGCGCCGACCTTGATGGGATTCCCGGGCCCGACGTGCTTGAAGATCCGCGCGGACAGATCGAACTCCTCGCTGACGGTGAAGTCATCGGTGCAATCTCGGTCGCCTTCGACGCGGACCCGGAGGCGGACGATGCCGAAGCGGTCTACACCCTCGGTATGAGCAGTCTCCCCCCGGGCGCACACAACGTCATCGCCCGCTTTGTCCCCGCCAACGGTTTCGCTGGTTCGGAGAGCGCTCCAGCTCCGGTGAACATCACTCCGTGGGACACCACCCTCACCGCAACCCCGGACACGGTTACAGCGACGCCGGGTACACCGGTCACCATCAAATTGGCCGCCACGGCGGTCGCCCCCGACAGCCACGCAGATACTATCCTCGAGGTTCCGATGGCCAGCGGCTCAGTCCAGGCCTACCTGGACGACATCCCCTTGGGCGATCCCACCCGCATCACCGACGGAGTCGGCGAGCTGTCGTTTGCTGAGCCGCCCGCAACTTCTGGTGAAATGGAACTGCAATTCACGCCGAGCAAGCTGGCCTTGTCGCAGGCGAGCGCGAGCGTGAAATTCCAGTTTGCCGGGGGTGCGGCAAACGCCGGCAGCAATACGTCCGGGCAACTCGCGCGCACCGGAGCGGAGATCGGGATGCTCCCCATCTGGGGAGTCGGCCTTCTCCTCGCAGCAGCGGGAGCGAGTCTGGTGCTCGGACGGGCAAAGCACAGGCGCCGCGCCACCAATGAGAAGGTCGGTAGTCCACACACTCACCTGGCCGATTCTGCTGCGTCTCGCTAA